ACCTTTGAATATCCTAACCGGGGCTTTCCCCCTCAGCTGGGAGAGGTGGTGCTCACTACCAGGAAGCCGGAACCGGGCAAGAGGGTGACCCTCGACGACGTGGTAAACACGCTCAGGCGAGGGCAGAGCGTGATGGTCGTGTTCGGGCTCGGCCCCAAGGGCGCTCCTAAGGAGGTCTTCGAGATGACCAGGCAGCATCTGGATATCACCCCTGGAGGGTTCTCGCTGGAGACATGCACGGCCATGGGCGTGGTCGTGGGGGCCATAGCTTATCGATTGAACGAAGGAAGATAAGCGCCAGTCATACCTTCCCGTCCGCTACTGGGGGCGCCGACCCTTCCATCGAGTCCCGCCCCCCATCGTTGGTCTAAGGTCCGATGGACAGCTATGGCATTGATGAAGGGCCGCCGGCACGGACACCGTAGGCCGAAGTCAATATTTCTCGTACCGCAGGCCCAGAGAGGGTACCGTCACCCCGCCGCCCTCGACCACCGAACCCACCACCCTGGCGCCCTCGCCGTAGATGGACACCGCCCGACGGGCATCCTCGGGCGGGCACACCAGGGCGAAGCCCATGCCCATGTTGAAGGTCTGGTACATCTCCGCCGGCTCCACCGAGCCAAGTTCCCCAAGGACCGAGAATACGGGAGGCACGGGCATGGGATCGTGGATCGAGATACCCACCCCGTGACGCAGCCGCAGGAAGTTGCGCAAGCCGCCCCCGGTCACGTCGATCATTCCATGCACCTTGCACTCCCGCACGATCTCCAGCACCTTTCGGACATAGATCTCGGTCGGGGTGAGGAGCGTCATACCGATGGTCCCCCCGAGCTTGGGGAACTTCTCGTCGAGGTCCACCTCGCCGCGCTCCAGCACCCTTCGGGCGAGGGTAAGGCCGTTGGAGTGCACGCCCGAGGACGGGAGGCCGACCACAACGTCGCCCGCGGAGACCTTGGAGCCGTCGATGATGCGGTCCTTGGGCACCATACCCAGGCAGCTGCCGGAGAGGTCGATCTCCTTCATGATTTCCGGCAGCACGGCCACCTCGCCGCCCACCAGGTCGCAGTTGGCCAGCTCGCACCCCTTGTTCAATCCGATGCCGATCTGCTCCATGAGCGGGGGGTTCGGTTCATCGATGGCCAGGTAGTCAACGAAGGAGATGGGCTCCGCGCCCACGCATATGGTGTCGTTGACGTTCATGGCCACGCAGTCGATGCCCACCGTGTCCCATTTGTCGAGGGCCTTGGCGAGGAGCAGCTTGGTCCCCACTCCATCGGTGCACAGCGTGAGCGCCACGTCCCCGAAGTCGATGAGCCCGGTGAACTGGCCGGGAAGATCGATCATCTTGACCTTCCCCGAGCGGCGGAAGGTCAGCTGCTTCACCAAGGCCTCGATGGCCTGGGACTTGGCGTCGATGTTCACGCCCGCCTGGGCGTAGGTCATGGGCTTTCTGCTGCAGGACATGCTGACCGCTACTGTATCCGCTCCTTGGCTTCAAACCTTTCCCGGGACCGACGGAGCATAAACTTTAAGGCCGGGCGGAGAATTGAGCGAACCATGAGCAAGCGCTGGCTGAACGAGAGGCGGCATGACTTCTACTACCGCAAGGCCAAGCAGCTTAACTATCGCTCGCGGGCATCGTTCAAACTCCACCAGATCGATGAGCGCTTCAGTATATTCAAGCCAGGGATGTCAGTGGTCGACCTCGGGGCGGCTCCGGGCGGGTGGCTGCAGATCGCCAAGGAGCGGGTCGGCCCCCAGGGCAAGGTGGTGGGGGTGGACCTCCAGCACATCGCCCCCCTCGAGGGGGTCTCCACCATCAAGGGGGACCTGACCAAGCCGGAGACCGTGGACGAGCTCCGCTCCCTGCTGAACGGCAGCGCCGACGTGGTCATCTCCGATATGTCCCCCAACATCAGCGGCAACTACTCGATCGACCATGCCCGGTCGGTTGACCTGTGCACCCACGCTCTGCAGTTTGCCCGCCTCACCCTCCATCCAGGAGGCTCGCTGGTCATGAAGATCTTCGAGGGGGACCTGATCAATGAGTTCCTTAGGGAGGTCCGTAAGAGCTTCGCCTCGGTCCGCCTGCACGCTCCCAAGGCCTCGCGCTCCAGTAGTTCCGAGATCTACATCGTCGCCAAGGGATTCAAGGGAGGCCCGGGACCGACCAGTGGGCCTGGGCTGACCGATTAATATCCGACGTAGTAATCATAATTGATTACCAGGGGTCGCTCCTTTAAGAACCCCCAGGGCGCTCAAGGTATTAGGGAGCGGGAGAACCCCCCGTATCAATTGCCCCCCAACGAATCCGCGATATATTCTTCGCCGCTCCCATAACTTCCTTTTTCCATCCTCTCCGTCACGGCACGCTGGAGCGATTTGAGATATTCTTTAAATTCATCGTCTCCATTTACACGTCGATGATCACCTATCTCACAGTCACCTTCAGCACTGAGGGGTCCCGTCCTTCCGAGGTCATGGATGCGCTTCACGGCCTGGGGTTCGAGCCGACCACCGGCAGCTATGACTTCATCTATCGATGGGGCAGCAAGGCGACGGTCGAGGACGCCATATACCTGGCGGACAAGGTGCATCAGACCCTGAAGGGCCGCCAGGTCCTTTTCAAGCTGCAAACGGTCAGCGATTACCTCTGAGGCCGCAGCATGCAGCATGGCAAGATCGTCTGCATCGGTCAGAACTACCGCGCCCATGCCAAGGAAATGGACTCCGTCCCGCCGAAGGAGCCCATGCTTTTCCTGAAGCCGTCGTCGGCCATCATTGGTGACGGCGAGGTCATCGAGGCCGGGGCGGTGGGGAGGGTGGACCACGAGGTCGAGCTGGCGTTGATCATCGGCCGCACCGCCCGGCGGGTGGCAGAGGAGGACGCCCTTTCATACATCTCCCACTTGTCGGTGTTCAACGATGTCACCGCCCGGGACTTGCAGAGCGAGGCGCGCAGGGCCGGAAACCCCTGGACGCTGTCCAAGGGCATGGACACTTTCGCACCCATGTCCCGCCCGGTGCCAACATCCAGAGTCAGGGACGTGCATGACCTGGACCTTGAGCTGAAGGTCAACGGAGAGGTGAGGCAGAGGGGGAATACCAAGGACCTCATCTTCGGGCCGGAGCGGCTGGTGGCTTACATCTCGTCGTTCATGACCCTGGAGCCGGGGGACATCATCGCCACCGGGACCCCGGAGGGCGTGAGCCCCCTCAATGACAGGGACAGGGTGGAAGCGTCTATACCTGGCGTCGGCACGGTGAGGAACACCTTCCGGCGGCTCTAATCCCAGAACCTCTTGGTGCGGGCGTAGGTGAGCTCGGCGCTGAGGATGTCCCTGAGGAACTCGTCCTCATCATCGTAGAACGATGAGAGCACTCGAGCCGCGGTATCCGGGCCGATGCCTCGGCCAGCCAGGGTGACCATGGCCCTCCGCCCGTGCTCCTTGACCAGGCTGGCATTCTTGTACATGCGCCTGATCTCCTTGGTCTCCTCCTCGGTGGGCCGGCTCTTCTTGAGCAGTCCGATGTCCTCCTTGTTGTATGGCAGCAGGGCGGCAATCATCTGCCCGCCGCAGCGCGGGCACACGATGCGCTCTTGGGCATCCTGCGGCTTGAGCCTCCACTGCGCCTGGCAACTAAGGCAGGACATGCTCATGACCTCGGACTCCAGCCTCTTCTTTAGGGCCATGAGGATGCTGTGGTCGGCCCGTTGGGGCATTATGAGCTCGCGGGAGTGCTGTAGTCCCGCCCGGCCGATGGCAGTCAGGCCCATGACCTTGAGGCCAACCTCCCCGGACTCGATCCGCTTCATCGCCCGCACCGTGCCGTCGATATCGAAATCCTCCCACAGGACACGCCGCACCGCCTCCTCGAAAAGAGGCGTTTCCTCGAACGCCTCCGCCAGCCGGGTGAAGTTGACCTGCCGGTAGTCCGCATCCTTCTCTATGGCTCCGAACTTCTTGGCCACGAAGACGAAGCGGTAGCGAAGGTAAGACGAGGACTTCAGCACAAGGCGGACCAAGGGCTCGACGCCGTCCGATCTGATCGAACGCAACGTGTCGATGATGATCTGGGGGCTGATGTCCCGGGGCAGCTCGATGACGATTCGATAGGGATCGGTGTGCACTCCCACGCTCTCCCCCAGGCGGGCAGACAGGAGGACCGACAGTACCTTGGAAACGGTCTCGTTGACTTTGGTCCCGAAGCACATGTTGAGCACCGCCATGCGCTTGCCCATCTCCAAGGTGACGAGTTCATCGGACGGTACCGCGCCGTCCTTGTCCTGTTCCCTGAGGTAGTGGTCCAGCTCGCGTACGGCGTCGCGGTCCGCGGCGTATCGGCCGTACTGCCTTTCCCTCCTCAGCCTCCCGACCTCCTGGGCGATGTCGAACGGCACCGGAAGGTCCTCCCCCGTCCACGAGGGGATAGACCCGATATCCCTCACCTGCTCCACCAGCAGCTCGTCCTCCCGCACCTCGACGATCCTCCATGTCTTCCCATGGGTGATGAACGCGGCGTAAGGCTCAGCGAAGGATAGCACAAACGACTCATCCAGCGTTCCCACGATCCGTCGGGTGGCAATGTCCCGGATGAGGAAGGTCCGCTCGTCCGGGATCATCGACAGGTTGTCGAAGAAGTAGCGCATGCCCCTGGCGGTCCGACGATACTTGGACTCGTTGTCGAACAGCAGCCCTATGCGCACCAGCTGCTCCAGCACGCCATGGAACTCCTCCCGGGTCAGGTTGCGGAAGGGGTACGCGCGCTTGATAACCTGGAACGCCAGCTCTTTCTCCACCGGCCCGACCATGGTCATCGCCACCAGCTGGTTCGCCAGCACGGCCATGGGCCTCTCCCTCACCCGGAGATCCTCCAGCTCTCCTACGGTGGCCTTGCGGGCGATGACCATGCTCTCGGCGATCTCGTCGGGGTTCGACGCCACGATGGCCCCTTCGGTCCTCTCGCCCACCGCATGGCCGGCCCTCCCCATCCGCTGGATCAGGCGGGCCACCTGCCGGGGGGAGTTGTACTGGATGGCAAAGTCCACCGAGCCGATGTCGATGCCTAGCTCCAGGGAGGAGGTGCAGATGAGTCCTTTCAGCTTCTCCTGCTTGAACTCCTCCTCCATCTCTACCCGGATCTCCTTGGACAGCGAGCCGTGGTGCACTCCGACCTTGAAGTTCTCGTCCCAGATGTGATACCTGGCTGTCAGTGCCTCGGCGGTGTCCCGGGTGTTGACGAACAGCAGGGTGGAGCGATGTTCCTCGATGAGACCCTTGCACCGGCGCATCCCCGCCACCAGATGGGGATCGCTCTGCAGTCGGCCGGCCATGTCTCGATCGGCATCGGTGACGGGAGGAGCCTGAACGGTCACCTCCAGCTCCTTGGACACCTGCGCCCGGACGACCCGCACCTCCCTAGCCCCTCCTAGATATCGGGCGACCTCGTCGACCGACCCCACGGTGGCCGACAGCCCCACTCTCTGGAAATCCCCGGCGACCTCGGCCAGGCGTTCCAGCGCCACCGCGAGCTGGGCCCCCCGCTCATTATTCGCCAGCTCATGGATCTCGTCCACCACCACCCACTTGACCCGGGACAGGTGCTCCCGCAGCCGTTTCCCGGTGAACAGCACCTGCACCGTCTCCGGAGTCGTGATCAGCACGTCCGGCGGGCTCTTCGACTGGCTCTGACGCTCCGACTGCGAAGTGTCGCCGTGCCGCACCGCCACGTCGAGGTCGAGGGCCTCCCCGAACTCGGTGAGGCGCTTGAGCATGTCCCGGTTCAAAGCCCGCAAGGGGGTGATGTAGATGCACTTGATCCCCTTTCCCGGCGTGCCCAGGAGGCGGTGGAAGATAGGGAGCATGGCCGCCTCGGTCTTGCCGATGCCGGTGTGCGCGACCAGGAGAAGATGATTGCCATCGAGGATGAGGGGAATGGCCTCCCGCTGGGGACCTGTCGGCTCGTGGATGTCCTTGTCCTGTAGGACCTGCTGGATCCTTTTATCAAGAAGTTCGAATACCATATCCAGATGCTGCTTTATCGAACGGATATGTCTATTTCAACCTGTCGCTTGGTGCTCCGACTGCCTCTTCCTTTCCTCCCTCGCCCATCGGCCGGCGGGCGATATCCAGGGGTGAGCAGATGTTGCCCAGCACGCCGAGGATCTCCTCGAAACTGAGGATGCCCACGATTCCGGGAGGGCCGGTCACCACTGCCTGGGGGATGCCTCGATCGGTCATCTCGTCCAAGGCTGCCCGGGCTGTGGTCTCCTGATCCACGATAAGGAAGTCCCGGCTCATGCGGTCCCCGAGCCTCACCCCCGTCCGGGGTTCTGTCTCCAGCAGCCCTCGGTCGACGATGCCCACAACATTATGCTCATCCATCACTGGGTAGTACTCCTGGGGCTCCACCTCGGCGATGGTGTAGGCCCGCTGGACGGCGTCTGAGGCCCTGAGTGAGACGGTATTGGTGGCCATGAGGTCCTTGACCTTGATGACGCTGAGATCGTCCATGTTCACCGGGATCCACCCCCGGGTGGTTTGGTTCTCATACATGGCGTAGTTGCCGGTGGCAATGTAACCGACGATGGATGCAATCACCAAAGGAATGAACAGGTGGTAGCCACCCGACATCTCGGACACGATGATGGCGGCGCCGATTGGGGTCTTGGTCACCCCCGCCGCCATCGCCCCCATCCCCACCACCATGAACAGAGGGACCGGCTGCAGGCTGAGCAGGGAGGCCACCAGGCCGCCCAGACAGGCCCCGCAAAGCAATGAGGAAGTAAAAACTCCTCCTGAGCCGTAGGACCCCACGGTGATCGAGGTGGCTACGATCTTCATGGGCAGCAGGATGAGCAAGAAGGTAACCGTGAACCCGCCAAGCAGGATGGTCTGGATCGTGGTCAATCCAAGTCCCATGACCTGGGGGAGGAACACCCCGACCGTGCCAATCATGATCCCCCCGATGGTGGTCTTCCAGTGCAGCGCTATCTTCGCCACCCGGAACCTGGACCGGATGAATCGCTGGAGGACCACGAACGCAATGCCTACAATCCCGGCTAGAAGTCCGATGAGCAGGAAGACGGGAATGTCCTCGAGGACGAAGGTGGTCATGGCTGTGGGCAGGACGAACACTGGCGCCGTGCCGATGATGGGCAGGTAAACGATATAGGCGGCCACGCTGGACAGGGAGGCGGGAATGATGGCCCGCCCCTCAAGATCGTTCTTGTATGGAAGTTCGAGAGCGAATATGGCGCCCCCGATGGGGGCATGGAACACGGCCGAGGTGCCGGCAGAGATGGAGCATATAACGAAGATCTTGAGATCCTCATGCCTCAGATTCAAGCGGTTGGCCAGATAGGTGGCGAGGCCGCCGCAGATCTGAGCTATGGGTCCTTCCCGCCCCCCGCTCCCGCCCGAACCGACGGTGAGGGTGGTCACGATAAGCTTGATCGGCGAGGTCAGCGGGCGTATCTCACCCCCGCGGTAGTTGAGGGCGTCGATGACGCAGCTCATCCCCTGACCGGCCGTTTCCGGGGTGTACCGTTCCATTATCAGTCCGGCGAGGAGGGCACCGATGGCCGGGGATAAGAGCACAAGATACCAGGGCAGCCCGGGTACGCCATAGGAGATGCTTTTTACCAATTGCAGCCCGAGCTGCAGCAATAGGCCTCCGAACCCCCCCGCCACTCCGATGAGGACGCTCAGAGGGATCCATTTCCGCAGGTACTTGTTGAGGTCCAGGGAATAGTGGGTATGCCGCTGGTGGACCGGAGGGATCCCGCTCACCTGATGGGCCCGGCCAGGCATGGGAATGCGCTTGGCCCTCGGCCCGATACATCAGCAGAGCGTCCGGTTTGTATCGTTGACCGCTAGGTCGGGCGAAAAGAGGAGCTAGCGGCCGCAAATAAATGAAAAAACGGAAGAGGTTGAGGGGTTTGCTCAGGCCTTCTGAGCTTCGGCCTTGGCCTTTACCGGAGCCTTGGCCGCGCCCTCGGCCCGGGGGGCCTTGGCCGCCGCGGCCTTGCCCTCGACCTTGGCGCCCTCGGTAGCGGCCGGAGCGGCGTTGGGATCGGTGGCCTCCAGCAGGAGCTCGGAGATGTCAACGACCTTGATCTTGGCCCCGATCTGCTTGGCCCCAGCCTGCAGGTTGACCACGCAGAATGGGCAGGTGGTCACCAGGATCTCGGCCCCAGTAGCGACGGCCTCCTTGACCCTCTCCGCGGCGATGTTGACGGCCATGTCATTGAAGGCGCTCTTGAAGCCGCCTCCGGCGCCGCAGCAGCGGGAACCCTTGCGGTTGCGGGGCATCTCCACCAGCTCGATCCCGGGGATCTTCTTGATGACCTCACGGGGATCCTCGTACACTCCGCTGTGGCGGCCAAGGTGGCAAGGATCGTGGTAAGTGACCTTGGCCTTGATCTCCTTGGTGAACTTGAGCTTCTTCTCCTTGATCAGCCTGTTCACGTACTGCGAGAAGTGATATACCGGGAAGGTGGGGTTGGCGAAGTACCGGCCGTAGTCGGTAGAGGTGGTCTTGTAGCAACCTGCGCAGGTGGTGACCATAGCCTTGGCCCCCCTGTTCTCCACTTCCTGGATGTTATGCTGGGCGAACTCTGCGGTCAACCCCGTCTGTCCGGTCCTGAGGGCGGGAGAGGTGCAGCACCACTCGTCGCCTCCGAGGATGTCGAGCTTCACCCCGGCCCGGTTCAGCACGACGGCTCCGGCCTTGGCGATCTTCTGCATCCTGTAGGAACCGGTGCACCCGGCGAAGAAGATGATATCCGGACGGGCCTGGTGGGGTATCTCCGCGGGCCACCAGTCGCCCCGCTTCTCAGTCGGCTCGTTGTAGGGGTTGCGGTTCTCCTTGATGGCCTTGGCCAGCTTGGAGTGTACCGGGAGCGGCCCCTTGCCCTGGTCCACGACCCACTCGCGGACCTTCTCCCAGAAGTCACCGAACTCGATGTTGACGTGGCAGACGGTCTCGCATTGCGCGCAGCCGGTGCATCGGAACAGCGCCTCCACGAACTCATCGTCGACCTTGACTTTACGGCCCAACAAAGTGTCCATGGGTGATCGCTTGGAGATCTGGCTCAGGTAGAATACCTTGCCCCGGGGGGTGATCGATTCCCAAGGGGTCTGCTCATAGGTGGGGCAGACGCGTACGCAATATCCGCACTGTAGACAAGCGAGAAGTTCCCTGTTGATCTCCGGCATCTTTACCATGGGTGCACCTCAGTGAAATGAAGAGAGCCTTTATCTCCTGTTAAGGGAGGCTTTGGAACGAGTGAATGGAAGAAAACTTCTTATAACTATCGTTGGGGCGGGAGCGCCTCCCGAAAGGTGTCCAGCGTTTCCCGCCATGCGCCTGGCTCCTAACCGTCCAGGATGGGGTTGTAGCCATACCAGCTGCCTCCCCGCTTCAGGTATTCGAGGTTCTCCTCCAGGGTCCGTTGGTGCTCCCTCTCCCATTGGGCCAGCCTCTGCATCAGTATCTTCAGCTCGAGGTCCTGGGTCAGGCTGGCCACCTGCTCGTACATCCGCACCGAGGCCTTCTCCACTCCGATGGCCATTTCCACCGCCTTCATCTCGTCCTTGGCCGAGAGGCACGCCCCCTCGGGCAGGTCTGGGAACACCTTTCCAGGGACGACATTGGCATACTCGGGGTCCGGGCGGATGGTCGTTACATCCTTCCCGGGGAAGATGCGGTCGATCTGCCTGGTCAGCCATGCCCGGTGCTCCTTTTCGTCCCGGGACAGGCTGCGCAGGATGAGCTTGCCCTCCCTGTCCTTGATGCACTCGCTCATCCGCTGGTAGAACTCCTTGCCGAACGTCTCCACCCTGATTGCCGCGGCCAGCAGGCCCAACTGCTTGTTGAGGCTCGCCTCATCGCTCTTCCAATCGCTCCGTTCAAAGCGCATGCCCGTCTCTCACTATCATCGAACCGCCATCGGCCGATAAATAGCTTACCGATGATCGTGCCGCGGTGGGAGGGGAGCGACCCTTGCCAGAGGTTGTCCCAGCGGGGTGAGCCAATGAGGAAACGTTTAATAAATGCAATAGGTTTGCCGGCCAAAGGGCGGCTTTATCATAGAGGCCGATACGGGATGATGGGATGCTGTACGTCCAGGTGCTGATCTGATGTACGGTCAGGAGCTCTTTCCTTTGCTCATCGGCGTGTCCCTGTTCGGGGCGCTGCTGGCCATCGGGACTGGGAGATGGGAGAGGGTCTGCCGGACCGCCCCCCTTATCGCTGCGGCCGGGGCCTCCCTGATCGGGCTGCTCATCGCCATCGACGTCCTTCTCGGTAGCGGGGAGGTGACCTTTACCATTCCCACCGCTGTGGCCGCTCTGGGGCACTTCACCTTCTCCGTGGACCGCCTGTCCGCATACTTCATCCTGGCCATCTCCGCCCTGGCGCTGTGCGTCAGCATATATTCC
This DNA window, taken from Methanomassiliicoccus sp., encodes the following:
- a CDS encoding (Fe-S)-binding protein encodes the protein MVKMPEINRELLACLQCGYCVRVCPTYEQTPWESITPRGKVFYLSQISKRSPMDTLLGRKVKVDDEFVEALFRCTGCAQCETVCHVNIEFGDFWEKVREWVVDQGKGPLPVHSKLAKAIKENRNPYNEPTEKRGDWWPAEIPHQARPDIIFFAGCTGSYRMQKIAKAGAVVLNRAGVKLDILGGDEWCCTSPALRTGQTGLTAEFAQHNIQEVENRGAKAMVTTCAGCYKTTSTDYGRYFANPTFPVYHFSQYVNRLIKEKKLKFTKEIKAKVTYHDPCHLGRHSGVYEDPREVIKKIPGIELVEMPRNRKGSRCCGAGGGFKSAFNDMAVNIAAERVKEAVATGAEILVTTCPFCVVNLQAGAKQIGAKIKVVDISELLLEATDPNAAPAATEGAKVEGKAAAAKAPRAEGAAKAPVKAKAEAQKA
- a CDS encoding chloride channel protein, coding for MPGRAHQVSGIPPVHQRHTHYSLDLNKYLRKWIPLSVLIGVAGGFGGLLLQLGLQLVKSISYGVPGLPWYLVLLSPAIGALLAGLIMERYTPETAGQGMSCVIDALNYRGGEIRPLTSPIKLIVTTLTVGSGGSGGREGPIAQICGGLATYLANRLNLRHEDLKIFVICSISAGTSAVFHAPIGGAIFALELPYKNDLEGRAIIPASLSSVAAYIVYLPIIGTAPVFVLPTAMTTFVLEDIPVFLLIGLLAGIVGIAFVVLQRFIRSRFRVAKIALHWKTTIGGIMIGTVGVFLPQVMGLGLTTIQTILLGGFTVTFLLILLPMKIVATSITVGSYGSGGVFTSSLLCGACLGGLVASLLSLQPVPLFMVVGMGAMAAGVTKTPIGAAIIVSEMSGGYHLFIPLVIASIVGYIATGNYAMYENQTTRGWIPVNMDDLSVIKVKDLMATNTVSLRASDAVQRAYTIAEVEPQEYYPVMDEHNVVGIVDRGLLETEPRTGVRLGDRMSRDFLIVDQETTARAALDEMTDRGIPQAVVTGPPGIVGILSFEEILGVLGNICSPLDIARRPMGEGGKEEAVGAPSDRLK
- a CDS encoding ferritin family protein; translation: MRFERSDWKSDEASLNKQLGLLAAAIRVETFGKEFYQRMSECIKDREGKLILRSLSRDEKEHRAWLTRQIDRIFPGKDVTTIRPDPEYANVVPGKVFPDLPEGACLSAKDEMKAVEMAIGVEKASVRMYEQVASLTQDLELKILMQRLAQWEREHQRTLEENLEYLKRGGSWYGYNPILDG
- a CDS encoding fumarylacetoacetate hydrolase family protein — translated: MQHGKIVCIGQNYRAHAKEMDSVPPKEPMLFLKPSSAIIGDGEVIEAGAVGRVDHEVELALIIGRTARRVAEEDALSYISHLSVFNDVTARDLQSEARRAGNPWTLSKGMDTFAPMSRPVPTSRVRDVHDLDLELKVNGEVRQRGNTKDLIFGPERLVAYISSFMTLEPGDIIATGTPEGVSPLNDRDRVEASIPGVGTVRNTFRRL
- a CDS encoding RlmE family RNA methyltransferase, with product MSKRWLNERRHDFYYRKAKQLNYRSRASFKLHQIDERFSIFKPGMSVVDLGAAPGGWLQIAKERVGPQGKVVGVDLQHIAPLEGVSTIKGDLTKPETVDELRSLLNGSADVVISDMSPNISGNYSIDHARSVDLCTHALQFARLTLHPGGSLVMKIFEGDLINEFLREVRKSFASVRLHAPKASRSSSSEIYIVAKGFKGGPGPTSGPGLTD
- a CDS encoding DUF531 domain-containing protein; the protein is MSRLGRPTIALYNSYDPKSFREAHRRALARAGPLALAFDFNLATFGFPFPQELTTPQEIADWVATTTSIGEHGGFLKELTSRGRFQTFEYPNRGFPPQLGEVVLTTRKPEPGKRVTLDDVVNTLRRGQSVMVVFGLGPKGAPKEVFEMTRQHLDITPGGFSLETCTAMGVVVGAIAYRLNEGR
- the purM gene encoding phosphoribosylformylglycinamidine cyclo-ligase is translated as MSCSRKPMTYAQAGVNIDAKSQAIEALVKQLTFRRSGKVKMIDLPGQFTGLIDFGDVALTLCTDGVGTKLLLAKALDKWDTVGIDCVAMNVNDTICVGAEPISFVDYLAIDEPNPPLMEQIGIGLNKGCELANCDLVGGEVAVLPEIMKEIDLSGSCLGMVPKDRIIDGSKVSAGDVVVGLPSSGVHSNGLTLARRVLERGEVDLDEKFPKLGGTIGMTLLTPTEIYVRKVLEIVRECKVHGMIDVTGGGLRNFLRLRHGVGISIHDPMPVPPVFSVLGELGSVEPAEMYQTFNMGMGFALVCPPEDARRAVSIYGEGARVVGSVVEGGGVTVPSLGLRYEKY
- a CDS encoding DEAD/DEAH box helicase — its product is MVFELLDKRIQQVLQDKDIHEPTGPQREAIPLILDGNHLLLVAHTGIGKTEAAMLPIFHRLLGTPGKGIKCIYITPLRALNRDMLKRLTEFGEALDLDVAVRHGDTSQSERQSQSKSPPDVLITTPETVQVLFTGKRLREHLSRVKWVVVDEIHELANNERGAQLAVALERLAEVAGDFQRVGLSATVGSVDEVARYLGGAREVRVVRAQVSKELEVTVQAPPVTDADRDMAGRLQSDPHLVAGMRRCKGLIEEHRSTLLFVNTRDTAEALTARYHIWDENFKVGVHHGSLSKEIRVEMEEEFKQEKLKGLICTSSLELGIDIGSVDFAIQYNSPRQVARLIQRMGRAGHAVGERTEGAIVASNPDEIAESMVIARKATVGELEDLRVRERPMAVLANQLVAMTMVGPVEKELAFQVIKRAYPFRNLTREEFHGVLEQLVRIGLLFDNESKYRRTARGMRYFFDNLSMIPDERTFLIRDIATRRIVGTLDESFVLSFAEPYAAFITHGKTWRIVEVREDELLVEQVRDIGSIPSWTGEDLPVPFDIAQEVGRLRRERQYGRYAADRDAVRELDHYLREQDKDGAVPSDELVTLEMGKRMAVLNMCFGTKVNETVSKVLSVLLSARLGESVGVHTDPYRIVIELPRDISPQIIIDTLRSIRSDGVEPLVRLVLKSSSYLRYRFVFVAKKFGAIEKDADYRQVNFTRLAEAFEETPLFEEAVRRVLWEDFDIDGTVRAMKRIESGEVGLKVMGLTAIGRAGLQHSRELIMPQRADHSILMALKKRLESEVMSMSCLSCQAQWRLKPQDAQERIVCPRCGGQMIAALLPYNKEDIGLLKKSRPTEEETKEIRRMYKNASLVKEHGRRAMVTLAGRGIGPDTAARVLSSFYDDEDEFLRDILSAELTYARTKRFWD